A single Paraburkholderia sp. FT54 DNA region contains:
- a CDS encoding type II secretion system protein M: protein MKAELAQTWAGFWDQRTEREKALLTWGGGVLAVVIAWSVLWAPAQEGRSHLHESLPAMQRQLAQMTAQANEARQLSAAAQGVAPTGAALKDALTASLNDHGLAATQVQVIGNAVQIQLKNASFPAWTNWVDDVRKQFKVQVSEAHATALKEDGQVDLTASLQPSTVK, encoded by the coding sequence ATGAAAGCTGAACTCGCTCAAACATGGGCCGGATTCTGGGACCAGCGCACCGAGCGCGAAAAAGCCCTGCTGACGTGGGGCGGCGGCGTCCTCGCCGTGGTGATCGCGTGGTCGGTGCTGTGGGCGCCGGCGCAGGAAGGCCGTTCGCATCTGCATGAATCGCTGCCCGCCATGCAGCGCCAGTTGGCGCAGATGACCGCGCAAGCGAACGAAGCGCGCCAATTGTCGGCGGCGGCTCAAGGCGTCGCGCCGACCGGCGCCGCGCTGAAGGACGCCCTCACTGCTTCGCTCAACGATCACGGACTCGCCGCGACGCAGGTTCAGGTGATCGGCAACGCGGTCCAGATCCAGTTGAAAAACGCGTCGTTCCCGGCGTGGACGAACTGGGTCGACGACGTGCGCAAGCAGTTCAAGGTGCAAGTCTCGGAAGCGCATGCCACGGCGCTCAAGGAAGACGGCCAGGTGGACCTGACGGCGTCGTTGCAGCCGTCCACGGTGAAATGA
- the gspL gene encoding type II secretion system protein GspL yields the protein MSTLIVLLPPRDPAVPSQEWQLPELPFVLLDKSGRAQRAGRSALALLPRASTTVLMVAARDLLMMPATLPPLRGPRLRQALPNIVEDQLIQDPQTCHIAVDPKPLAGGRQLLAIIDRGWFRFICESFSNAGHRSLRAVPVTRCLPQAAALDVDVPAEVAETVNAGEPAMAGAAGVATSLPGIAPVLAPGAAATVPMVAAVLGAVVQTAPAMLLEGVVVDSAGDRSVPRVELAIARGVQGEGLAVPANAVNATLGALAGAAPVSLHMLTEVPGNEPSLAANSPARLAAHIHGASPLPFEQLARRALECRFDLCQFEFASQPWRLDRATLRRLRLPVLLAVGALVIAIIGANVQWLLLARQRDAINTQMTELLLNTFPKTTVVLDAPDQMARQLQQLRVAAGELSPDDFLVLADGLARSLAPVPVNGIAALDYHDRRLDVNFKPEVKLDPDFAKRLARNGLSGAIDSNTGRWTIRNGQ from the coding sequence TTGAGCACGCTGATCGTTCTACTGCCGCCGCGTGATCCGGCGGTGCCATCGCAGGAATGGCAATTGCCGGAGCTGCCGTTCGTGCTGCTCGACAAGTCGGGCCGCGCCCAGCGCGCCGGCCGGTCAGCGCTCGCGCTGCTGCCGCGCGCCTCCACCACGGTGCTGATGGTCGCCGCGCGCGACCTGCTGATGATGCCCGCCACGCTGCCGCCGCTGCGCGGCCCGCGGCTGCGTCAGGCGTTGCCCAATATCGTCGAGGATCAACTGATCCAGGACCCGCAGACCTGTCACATTGCGGTCGATCCGAAACCGCTCGCGGGCGGGCGGCAGCTGCTGGCGATCATCGACCGCGGCTGGTTCCGTTTTATCTGCGAATCGTTTTCCAACGCCGGTCATCGCAGCTTGCGCGCGGTGCCGGTCACGCGTTGCCTCCCGCAGGCGGCCGCGCTCGATGTCGATGTGCCCGCCGAAGTCGCGGAAACAGTGAACGCCGGTGAGCCGGCCATGGCGGGCGCGGCCGGCGTGGCGACGTCGCTGCCGGGCATCGCGCCGGTGCTGGCGCCCGGCGCCGCTGCCACGGTGCCGATGGTGGCCGCCGTGCTCGGCGCCGTGGTGCAGACCGCGCCTGCCATGCTGCTCGAAGGCGTCGTCGTGGACAGCGCGGGCGACAGAAGCGTGCCGCGCGTCGAACTGGCGATCGCACGCGGCGTGCAAGGCGAAGGCCTGGCCGTGCCGGCCAACGCCGTGAACGCGACGCTTGGCGCGCTCGCCGGGGCCGCGCCGGTCTCGCTGCACATGCTCACCGAAGTGCCCGGCAACGAGCCGAGCCTCGCCGCAAATAGCCCGGCACGGCTGGCAGCGCACATTCACGGCGCCAGTCCGTTGCCGTTCGAGCAGCTCGCCCGGCGCGCGCTGGAGTGCCGCTTCGACCTGTGTCAATTCGAGTTCGCCTCGCAGCCGTGGCGGCTCGACCGCGCGACGCTGCGGCGTCTGCGTCTGCCGGTGTTGCTCGCGGTCGGTGCGCTGGTGATCGCGATCATCGGCGCGAACGTGCAGTGGCTGCTGCTCGCGCGCCAACGCGACGCAATCAACACGCAGATGACCGAACTGCTGCTCAATACCTTCCCCAAGACGACCGTCGTGCTCGACGCGCCCGACCAGATGGCGCGCCAGTTGCAGCAGTTGCGCGTCGCGGCGGGCGAACTGTCGCCGGACGACTTTCTGGTGCTCGCCGACGGCCTCGCGCGCTCGCTGGCGCCGGTGCCGGTCAACGGCATTGCCGCGCTCGATTATCACGACCGGCGGCTCGACGTGAACTTCAAGCCGGAGGTCAAGCTCGATCCCGATTTCGCGAAACGCCTCGCCCGTAATGGCCTGAGCGGCGCGATCGACAGCAATACCGGCAGGTGGACCATCAGGAACGGACAATGA
- the gspK gene encoding type II secretion system minor pseudopilin GspK, producing the protein MTALSRALNVRGDGFQMIHYRGCAGDLLSIGGVKRLSLPTFFAAAKKVGAAPHRGNANRPPRIQGKANKQKIQKPQKGVAIISALLVVALSAILVSGMLWRQQVQIRRIENQRLLSQAQWVARGALDWTRLILRSEGDTSAGITYLGGLWGVPIAKTRLSDFLGQIGEVRAEQGAATYLSGSIEDAQAKFNLRNLVESPAPGVLQLDMNQVGAYQRLLISLGASGQLAKATAVQVRASLVQSATRFQTITSTNGTTATPPQIQGGATGGSFTDKPGIEDGDDSSDNPPIQMTSVDSLLDIPGYTPEMVARLRPFVTVLPTVSAVNVNTASAEVIAAVIPGMSVSAAQSFVARRQTVFFHNVGDVQLALQGAGVQSISIDPSELDVNSSYFLIHGRVQHERAEVDRTTLVYRDALTHTTRIVRVEDQL; encoded by the coding sequence ATGACGGCCTTGTCACGGGCGTTGAATGTGCGGGGTGACGGATTCCAGATGATCCACTACCGTGGCTGTGCGGGGGACTTGCTTAGCATTGGCGGTGTGAAGCGGCTTTCTTTGCCTACTTTCTTTGCCGCGGCAAAGAAAGTAGGTGCCGCCCCGCACAGGGGCAACGCTAATAGACCACCAAGAATTCAAGGAAAGGCCAACAAACAAAAAATCCAGAAACCCCAAAAAGGCGTAGCAATCATCAGCGCCCTACTAGTAGTCGCACTATCAGCGATCCTGGTCTCAGGCATGCTCTGGCGCCAGCAGGTCCAGATCCGAAGGATAGAAAACCAGCGCCTCCTTTCCCAAGCCCAATGGGTAGCACGCGGCGCCCTGGACTGGACGCGTCTGATCCTCCGCTCGGAAGGCGACACCTCCGCCGGCATCACCTACTTAGGTGGCCTATGGGGCGTCCCCATCGCCAAAACACGCTTATCCGATTTCCTCGGGCAGATCGGCGAAGTCAGAGCCGAGCAAGGCGCGGCAACCTATCTATCCGGTTCAATCGAAGACGCCCAGGCGAAATTCAACCTGAGAAATCTGGTCGAGAGCCCGGCACCAGGCGTGTTGCAACTGGACATGAATCAGGTCGGCGCCTACCAGCGCCTACTGATATCGCTTGGCGCAAGCGGCCAGTTGGCAAAAGCCACGGCAGTCCAGGTCCGCGCGAGCCTCGTGCAATCGGCAACCCGTTTCCAGACCATCACCTCCACGAACGGCACAACCGCGACCCCGCCGCAGATCCAGGGCGGCGCCACCGGCGGCAGCTTCACCGACAAACCCGGTATCGAAGACGGCGACGACAGTTCGGACAACCCGCCGATCCAGATGACCAGTGTCGACTCGCTGCTCGATATCCCCGGCTATACGCCCGAGATGGTCGCGCGCTTGCGGCCCTTCGTTACGGTGCTGCCGACCGTCTCGGCGGTCAACGTCAACACGGCCTCCGCGGAAGTGATTGCGGCGGTCATCCCGGGAATGAGTGTGTCGGCGGCGCAATCCTTCGTGGCGCGGCGGCAGACCGTGTTTTTCCATAACGTCGGCGACGTGCAACTGGCGTTGCAAGGCGCCGGTGTGCAATCGATCTCGATCGATCCGAGCGAACTCGACGTCAACTCGAGTTACTTCCTGATCCACGGCCGCGTGCAGCACGAACGCGCCGAGGTGGACCGCACGACCCTCGTCTATCGCGACGCATTGACTCACACTACGCGTATCGTGCGAGTAGAAGACCAACTATGA
- a CDS encoding prepilin-type N-terminal cleavage/methylation domain-containing protein — MKTTVRSERRRRSGARGFTLIELLVAIAILAVIAVLSWRGLDQIIRGRQTITNAMEDERVFAQLFDQMRIDARQAASDDEAGQAAVSVSGSVLQIVRQMNLPGAAPRLQVVRYRVSDGRVTRYASPPLGTIEELQGALHGGEGEGWSGVPLMGGVGSISAQVYVPKVGWTTQMSDVQSAITEADNNLKVPQLGNAPLPRSVTGLQVSVGATSLARPVTRVFLVGE, encoded by the coding sequence ATGAAAACAACCGTTCGCTCTGAGCGCCGCCGCCGATCGGGCGCGCGTGGTTTCACGCTGATCGAATTGCTGGTGGCGATCGCAATTCTGGCGGTGATTGCCGTGCTGTCGTGGCGCGGGCTCGACCAGATCATTCGCGGCCGGCAGACCATCACGAACGCCATGGAAGACGAGCGCGTCTTCGCGCAGCTGTTCGACCAGATGCGGATCGACGCGCGCCAGGCCGCATCCGACGACGAGGCTGGGCAGGCGGCTGTGTCGGTGTCCGGCAGCGTGTTGCAGATCGTGCGGCAGATGAACTTGCCTGGCGCCGCGCCGCGGTTGCAGGTGGTGCGGTATCGGGTGTCCGATGGACGCGTGACCCGGTATGCGTCGCCGCCGCTCGGGACTATCGAGGAATTGCAGGGGGCGCTGCACGGCGGTGAAGGTGAGGGGTGGAGTGGAGTGCCGTTGATGGGCGGCGTTGGGTCTATTTCTGCGCAGGTTTATGTACCTAAGGTGGGGTGGACTACGCAGATGAGTGATGTGCAGAGTGCCATTACCGAGGCGGACAATAATCTTAAGGTGCCCCAGCTTGGGAATGCGCCGCTGCCGCGGTCTGTGACGGGGCTGCAGGTGAGTGTGGGGGCGACGTCCCTCGCGCGGCCTGTTACTCGGGTTTTTCTCGTCGGAGAGTGA
- the gspI gene encoding type II secretion system minor pseudopilin GspI: MRRCRSMAARETVHGAQRGFTMIEVLVALAIIAVALAASLRAVGSLASGEADLHRRLLAGWSADNTLAQLHLTHAWPNVGSTSFDCSQGNLQLICTEHVTATPNPVFRRVEVMVTMPGESGNLAQMVTVVANENNRSL, from the coding sequence ATGCGTCGTTGCAGGAGCATGGCGGCTCGCGAAACGGTTCATGGCGCGCAGCGTGGTTTTACGATGATCGAAGTGCTGGTGGCGCTGGCGATCATCGCGGTGGCGCTGGCGGCCTCGTTGCGCGCGGTGGGGAGTCTCGCGAGCGGCGAGGCCGATCTGCATCGCCGCTTGCTGGCGGGCTGGAGCGCGGACAATACGTTGGCGCAATTGCATCTGACGCATGCCTGGCCGAACGTCGGTTCGACGAGTTTCGATTGTTCGCAGGGCAACTTGCAGTTGATCTGTACGGAGCATGTGACGGCTACGCCGAATCCGGTGTTTCGTCGAGTGGAAGTGATGGTGACGATGCCCGGCGAGTCCGGCAATCTGGCTCAGATGGTGACGGTGGTCGCGAATGAAAACAACCGTTCGCTCTGA
- a CDS encoding GspH/FimT family pseudopilin: MDTPRAALLPRAAWAGARLHGVRRSGDAGTRVGGKRAAGFTLLEMMVVLVIVGLLVSLTALTMTRNPRTDLNEEAQRLALLFESAGDEAQVRARPIAWQPLEDGFRFDLRTEDGWRPLRDDLLGPRRWEGGVTGVSISYPGSDAQPSRIVFGTEAIDVSVQITLFSAAGSATIVGTGNGRYEVH, from the coding sequence GTGGACACGCCGCGTGCGGCTTTGTTGCCGCGCGCGGCGTGGGCCGGCGCGCGCCTTCATGGCGTGCGCCGCTCGGGTGATGCGGGCACGCGCGTCGGCGGCAAACGCGCGGCGGGTTTCACGCTGCTGGAAATGATGGTGGTGCTGGTGATTGTCGGTTTGCTGGTGTCTTTGACCGCGTTGACGATGACACGCAATCCGCGCACCGATCTGAACGAAGAAGCGCAGCGTCTGGCGCTGCTGTTCGAATCGGCCGGTGACGAAGCGCAGGTGCGCGCGCGGCCGATTGCATGGCAACCCCTCGAAGACGGCTTTCGTTTCGACTTGCGTACCGAAGACGGCTGGCGTCCATTGCGTGACGATCTGCTTGGGCCGCGTCGCTGGGAAGGCGGCGTGACCGGCGTGAGCATCAGCTATCCAGGTTCGGATGCACAGCCCAGCCGTATCGTATTCGGCACCGAGGCGATCGACGTGTCCGTGCAGATCACGCTGTTTTCGGCAGCCGGGAGCGCGACGATCGTCGGCACCGGCAATGGCCGCTATGAGGTGCACTGA
- the gspG gene encoding type II secretion system major pseudopilin GspG, with protein sequence MQLSTTRRHDIAGPRSRRQRGFTLIEIMVVIAILGILAALIVPKIMSRPDEARRVAAKQDIGTVMQALKLYRLDNGRYPTQEQGLRSLTEKPSTDPVPNNWKDGGYLERLPNDPWGNAYQYLNPGVHGEIDVFSYGADGKAGGEGNDADVGSWQ encoded by the coding sequence ATGCAACTGTCGACCACTCGCCGTCATGACATCGCGGGTCCGCGCAGCCGCCGTCAACGCGGTTTCACGCTGATCGAAATCATGGTCGTGATCGCGATTCTGGGCATTCTGGCCGCGTTGATCGTGCCGAAGATCATGAGCCGCCCCGACGAAGCGCGCCGTGTCGCCGCCAAGCAGGACATCGGCACGGTCATGCAGGCGTTGAAGCTCTACCGCCTCGACAACGGCCGCTATCCGACGCAGGAGCAAGGCCTGCGTTCGCTCACCGAAAAGCCGAGCACGGACCCTGTGCCGAACAACTGGAAAGACGGTGGCTACCTCGAGCGTCTGCCGAATGATCCGTGGGGCAATGCCTACCAGTATCTGAATCCGGGTGTGCACGGCGAGATCGACGTGTTCAGCTACGGCGCGGACGGCAAGGCGGGCGGCGAAGGCAATGACGCCGACGTCGGCTCGTGGCAGTAG
- the gspF gene encoding type II secretion system inner membrane protein GspF, translated as MPAFRFEAIDAAGKAQKGVLDADSARGARTNLRSQGLTPLVVEPAASRTRGERNQRLSLGRRLSQREQAILTRQLASLLIAGLPLDEALAVLTEQSERDYIRELMASIRAEVLGGHSLANALTQHPKDFPEIYRALVAAGEHTGKLGLVLSRLADYIEQRNALKQKIVLAFTYPAIVTLIAFGIVTFLLSYVVPQVVNVFASTKQQLPFLTIMMMALSGFVRHWWWAMLIGVAVLVYLVRSILKQPGPRLAFDRWLLTAPLLGNLVRGYNTVRFASTLGILTAAGVPILRALQAAAETLSNNAMRENIDDAIVRVREGTSLSRALGNTKTFPPVLVHLIRSGEATGDVTTMLDRAADGEARELERRTMFLTSLLEPLLILAMGGVVLVIVLAVMLPIIELNNLVQ; from the coding sequence ATGCCGGCATTTCGTTTCGAAGCGATCGACGCGGCGGGCAAGGCGCAAAAAGGCGTGCTCGACGCGGACAGCGCGCGCGGCGCGCGCACCAATCTGCGTTCGCAGGGACTGACGCCGCTCGTCGTCGAACCGGCGGCCTCGCGCACGCGCGGCGAGCGCAATCAACGGCTGTCGCTGGGGCGGCGTTTGTCGCAACGCGAGCAGGCCATCCTGACGCGCCAGCTCGCCAGTCTGCTGATTGCGGGCTTACCGCTCGACGAAGCGCTCGCCGTGCTGACCGAGCAATCGGAGCGCGACTACATTCGCGAACTGATGGCGTCGATTCGTGCGGAAGTGCTCGGCGGTCATTCGCTGGCCAATGCGCTGACGCAGCATCCGAAAGACTTTCCCGAGATCTACCGCGCGCTGGTCGCGGCCGGCGAACATACCGGCAAACTTGGTCTTGTGCTGTCGCGGCTCGCCGACTACATCGAGCAACGCAACGCGCTGAAGCAGAAGATCGTGCTCGCGTTCACGTACCCGGCTATCGTCACGCTGATCGCCTTCGGCATCGTCACGTTTCTGTTGAGCTACGTGGTGCCGCAAGTCGTGAACGTATTCGCCAGCACCAAGCAGCAACTGCCCTTCCTCACCATCATGATGATGGCGCTGTCCGGGTTCGTGCGGCACTGGTGGTGGGCGATGCTGATCGGCGTGGCCGTGCTGGTGTATCTGGTGCGCTCGATTCTCAAGCAGCCCGGCCCGCGCCTCGCGTTCGACCGTTGGCTGCTCACTGCCCCGCTGCTCGGCAACCTCGTGCGCGGCTATAACACCGTGCGCTTTGCCAGCACGCTCGGCATTCTCACCGCGGCGGGCGTGCCGATTCTGCGCGCGCTGCAAGCCGCCGCCGAAACGCTCAGCAACAACGCGATGCGCGAGAACATCGACGATGCGATCGTGCGCGTGCGCGAAGGCACGTCGCTGTCACGCGCGCTCGGCAATACGAAGACGTTTCCGCCCGTGCTGGTTCACCTGATCCGTTCGGGCGAAGCGACTGGCGACGTGACCACCATGCTCGACCGCGCCGCCGACGGCGAAGCGCGCGAGCTGGAACGCCGCACGATGTTCCTGACGAGTCTGCTGGAGCCGTTGCTGATTCTGGCGATGGGGGGCGTGGTGCTGGTGATCGTGCTGGCGGTGATGCTGCCGATCATCGAATTGAACAACCTGGTGCAGTAA